The Fundidesulfovibrio putealis DSM 16056 genome segment TTCCAGGAGCAAAAGCATTTTCAGTTCTTCCAGATCCTTGCGGCATTTGAGGCACTGCCGGAAGTGGTCATCCCAGCGGATGCGCTCCGCGTGGGTTACGGCTCCGTCCAGATAGGCCGCCATTTCATTGGTTTCAGGACATCTCACGGCAACACTCCCTGTTGACTCGTCCGGCGATGCGAACAAGCGTGATTCCACCATCCCGGATCGCGAACCGACGGATTGACCGGTGCGCGCCCTCCCCCACCGCTTCAGCAACGTCCGCCCTTGCGGAGCGTCAGCCATTCGTGCTGCAAAAGTTCCATGGCCTGCCATTGGAGCGTCTGAACCTCCTGCGGAGAAACGCCCAGCATTCCGGCAGCCTGGATGACCGTGCAGCCTTCACCGTAGATCAGGCGCAGCACGCAGCGCTGCGAGGGGGAAAACATCTGATCCAGACCG includes the following:
- a CDS encoding anti-sigma factor translates to MRCPETNEMAAYLDGAVTHAERIRWDDHFRQCLKCRKDLEELKMLLLLEPLDPGEECLTRSMSLVDGSHPRQTNANGFRYGVPGTRN